In one Clostridia bacterium genomic region, the following are encoded:
- a CDS encoding biotin--[acetyl-CoA-carboxylase] ligase gives MNHDSMPTRNNPSQTNDIGARTDHRLGQIVRLLTDHPMLVVSGTKIAEELGTGRSEVWRLIEQLRELGVAIEGHPTEGYRLVSIPDLLLPEMLAPKLKGTIFAENIQHYYRVGSTSAAAMQAAAEGEREGAVFIAEEQTSGKGRGGHDWDSASSVGIYCSVILRPNLAPADVLVISLAAGLAVFAAAEELTGIRPDLRWPNDVLFGDKKFCGILTELNAEVTRVRYVVVGIGMNINQESFSGELQDIATSVRIETGRSWSRVDFVAALLKSLDREYRALLDGSVSAHKSILHRFEQRSSYARRREVHVEENGGYDGVTEGLDSRGFLQVRAADGLRTVLSGGVRARNAKI, from the coding sequence ATGAATCACGACTCCATGCCCACGCGCAACAATCCGTCGCAAACGAACGACATCGGAGCGCGGACCGACCATCGTCTTGGCCAAATCGTCCGGCTACTCACAGACCATCCGATGCTGGTCGTAAGCGGAACAAAGATCGCAGAGGAGCTTGGCACTGGGCGCTCGGAAGTCTGGCGGCTTATCGAGCAACTGCGGGAGCTCGGTGTCGCCATCGAGGGGCACCCGACGGAAGGCTACCGACTGGTGTCTATCCCTGATCTCCTTCTGCCGGAGATGCTGGCGCCAAAGCTGAAGGGCACTATCTTCGCTGAAAATATTCAGCACTACTACCGCGTTGGCTCAACCAGTGCCGCTGCAATGCAGGCCGCGGCCGAGGGTGAGCGAGAGGGCGCGGTATTCATCGCGGAAGAGCAGACTTCCGGCAAAGGTCGCGGCGGGCACGATTGGGATTCGGCCAGTTCGGTCGGGATCTACTGCTCGGTCATACTGCGCCCGAACCTGGCACCTGCCGACGTGCTGGTTATCTCGCTGGCCGCCGGACTCGCCGTCTTTGCTGCAGCGGAGGAGTTGACCGGCATACGCCCGGATCTTCGCTGGCCCAACGACGTGCTCTTCGGCGACAAAAAGTTCTGCGGAATTCTGACCGAACTCAATGCCGAGGTGACGCGGGTTCGTTACGTCGTCGTCGGCATCGGCATGAACATCAACCAGGAGAGCTTCTCCGGCGAGCTTCAGGATATTGCAACCTCGGTTCGCATTGAAACCGGACGTAGCTGGTCGCGCGTCGACTTTGTCGCAGCTTTGTTAAAATCGCTTGACCGCGAATATCGTGCGCTTCTCGATGGATCGGTCTCGGCACACAAGTCCATTCTTCATCGCTTCGAACAGCGCTCGTCCTACGCGCGAAGACGCGAGGTACACGTCGAGGAAAACGGCGGGTATGACGGTGTAACGGAAGGTCTCGACTCACGCGGATTCCTGCAGGTACGAGCCGCAGACGGCCTGCGAACGGTGCTTTCGGGCGGTGTGCGAGCACGCAACGCAAAAATCTAA
- a CDS encoding YceI family protein, giving the protein MRKQLLVLSILVLASLCAFAAEEYKIDPAHSSASFTVRHLMISNVSGRFRTMSGTILYDEADPSKSSVIAVISTASITTDNDRRDKHLQSADFFDAEKYPEIRFQSTKVMKQGDGFVAVGMLTIKDVSKEVTLPFSVAKADAHGKSRLGIESGTRINRYDYNVNYDATGATVGKDVKIELNIEAVETEAVKNEASKVAVKAVAVTMKSAPESMKAGAPKTGAARTRQ; this is encoded by the coding sequence ATGCGTAAGCAACTTCTTGTGTTGTCTATTTTGGTCTTAGCGTCCCTGTGCGCGTTTGCAGCCGAGGAATACAAGATTGACCCTGCCCATTCCTCCGCCTCATTCACGGTTCGCCATCTGATGATCAGTAATGTCAGCGGCCGTTTCCGCACAATGTCGGGGACCATCCTCTACGACGAAGCCGATCCGTCGAAGTCATCGGTCATTGCGGTGATCAGCACGGCCAGCATCACGACCGACAACGACCGTCGCGACAAGCACCTTCAGAGTGCGGACTTCTTCGACGCCGAGAAGTATCCGGAGATCCGCTTCCAGAGCACAAAAGTAATGAAACAAGGCGACGGCTTCGTCGCTGTTGGCATGCTTACGATCAAGGACGTCAGCAAAGAGGTGACGCTGCCATTCAGCGTCGCGAAGGCTGACGCGCATGGGAAATCACGGCTTGGAATCGAGTCCGGCACGCGGATTAACCGGTACGATTACAACGTGAATTACGACGCGACAGGCGCCACGGTCGGCAAAGATGTCAAGATCGAGCTCAACATTGAAGCAGTTGAGACTGAAGCAGTTAAGAACGAAGCATCTAAAGTAGCAGTCAAGGCGGTGGCCGTGACCATGAAATCCGCGCCTGAATCTATGAAGGCGGGAGCCCCGAAGACCGGGGCAGCACGCACCAGGCAATAG
- the nadC gene encoding carboxylating nicotinate-nucleotide diphosphorylase, whose protein sequence is MDWTSRRITAILENALQEDRATRDATTYACIDPQQRATATIIAKQDCVLSGIAAVARIFEVFALLDGTVVSHPEVTTHPEIFDSVRLHAGQPVAVVRHNARVILSCERVILNLLQRMSGIATVTRRYVDAVAGTRTRILDTRKTVPGLRLLDKYAVRCGGGQNHRLDLSDGILIKNNHIDLAGGIRTVLERALRNRRGEQPIELEVRSLDELEQALEFGTEAVLLDNMTPETVAAAVERVSRHTRRIPLEASGGITLENVRAYAETGVDYISVGALTHSPKAVDLSMRILPA, encoded by the coding sequence GTGGACTGGACGAGCCGCCGCATCACCGCCATCTTAGAAAACGCTCTGCAGGAAGATCGCGCGACGCGCGATGCAACCACATACGCATGTATCGATCCGCAACAACGCGCGACGGCCACCATCATCGCCAAGCAGGATTGCGTGCTTTCCGGCATCGCCGCAGTGGCACGCATCTTTGAGGTTTTCGCGTTGCTTGATGGCACGGTGGTTTCGCATCCGGAGGTGACGACGCATCCTGAAATCTTTGACAGCGTCCGCCTCCACGCCGGCCAGCCGGTAGCGGTCGTGCGGCACAACGCACGAGTGATACTCTCCTGCGAGCGCGTCATACTCAACCTGCTGCAGCGCATGAGCGGCATCGCGACCGTCACGCGGCGCTACGTTGACGCCGTTGCCGGCACTCGCACACGCATTCTGGATACCCGCAAGACCGTGCCTGGCCTTCGCCTGCTGGACAAGTACGCCGTGCGCTGCGGCGGTGGACAAAACCACCGGCTCGATCTCTCTGACGGCATTCTCATCAAGAACAACCACATCGATCTAGCCGGCGGCATCCGCACGGTTCTCGAACGCGCCTTGCGCAACCGTCGAGGAGAACAGCCGATCGAACTCGAAGTGCGCTCGCTGGATGAACTCGAGCAGGCGCTGGAGTTCGGCACGGAGGCGGTGCTGCTGGACAACATGACGCCCGAAACCGTTGCCGCGGCCGTTGAGCGGGTTTCGCGGCACACTCGCCGCATTCCGCTGGAAGCCTCCGGGGGAATCACGCTGGAGAACGTGCGCGCGTACGCCGAAACCGGAGTCGATTACATCTCCGTCGGCGCACTCACGCATTCGCCAAAAGCTGTCGACCTGAGCATGCGTATTCTGCCGGCATAG
- a CDS encoding valine--tRNA ligase: MPHELPKAYDPSAIESRWAEYWVHEKLFSVATPKEGEAEQPVFTLLLPPPNVTGRLHMGHMLNQTEMDVIVRWHRMRGFLTLWLPGTDHAGIATQMMVERQLAAEGKNRRDLGREQFIERVWDWKRHYGGAILDQMKRLGASVDWDREYFTMDDRLSRAVREAFVTLYEEGLIYRGKYIVNWCPRCVTAISDLEVVHEETQGKLYEVRYPVVRTDEFIVVATTRPETMLGDTAVAVNPKDERYRHLHGKMVRLPLLNRDIPIILDELANPEFGTGAVKVTPAHDPNDFQAGLRHLLPQINVMDEFGRMNEEAGPYAGLDRFEARERVLQDLQQLGYLVGIKDHVLAIGKCDRCKTIVEPRASTQWFVKIQPLADRAIEAVERGEITFTPDNYSKTYFEWMRNIHDWCISRQLWWGHRIPAWHCAECRSILVAREAPKKCTKCGSERLEQDTDVLDTWFSSGLLPFSALGWPDKTPELNTFYPTSLLLTGFDILFFWVARMIMLGCHFMKDHEAGNVPFRQVYIHALVRDAERQKMSKTKGNVLDPISVIEKFGTDATRFTLAAMAAPGTDIAFSESRTESYRAFANKIWNAARFIFMNVDKVQEEKVWSLAEFRNRDIDPNAPGLPKFTAIALEDKWLLSRFNRVSQQVHEALAAYRFHEAAHVIYHFFWGEFCDWYIELVKPRLAPATAEERVDARIAFENIVSVFEGALRLLSPFMPFITEEIWHAVYDGQPTLKSIALARYPQADPTQMSDVAETEMAIVQDLIVSVRNLRAELKVEQRQKLPIEVFTDAEVRKLVERNRGSVERLANVETITFVNESLAKASHSRSTARFDVRVIYEQKIDVAAELERVGKDIAKMEGELSNAQRQLGNEQFLSKAPTHVVAGIRKREGELHLLLEKARAAVAELETKK, from the coding sequence ATGCCCCACGAGTTGCCGAAAGCTTACGATCCCAGCGCGATCGAGTCCCGCTGGGCTGAATATTGGGTCCACGAGAAACTGTTCTCCGTCGCTACGCCGAAAGAGGGCGAGGCCGAACAGCCTGTATTCACGCTGCTGCTGCCGCCCCCCAACGTCACCGGCCGCCTCCACATGGGCCACATGCTCAACCAGACGGAGATGGACGTCATCGTCCGCTGGCACCGAATGCGCGGATTCCTGACATTGTGGCTTCCGGGCACGGACCATGCCGGCATCGCTACGCAGATGATGGTGGAGCGCCAGCTCGCCGCCGAAGGCAAGAACCGTCGCGACCTCGGCCGTGAGCAATTTATCGAGCGCGTGTGGGATTGGAAGCGCCATTACGGCGGGGCAATTCTCGACCAGATGAAGCGCCTTGGCGCGTCCGTCGACTGGGACCGCGAATATTTTACGATGGATGACCGGCTCTCGCGCGCGGTGAGAGAAGCTTTTGTCACGCTGTACGAAGAGGGCCTGATTTATCGCGGCAAGTACATCGTGAACTGGTGCCCGCGCTGCGTGACGGCGATTTCCGATCTGGAAGTGGTGCACGAAGAAACTCAGGGCAAGCTCTACGAGGTTCGTTACCCGGTCGTGAGGACGGATGAATTTATCGTCGTCGCCACTACGCGTCCGGAAACCATGCTGGGCGATACCGCCGTTGCCGTGAACCCGAAAGATGAGCGGTACAGGCATCTGCATGGAAAGATGGTTCGCCTGCCACTGCTCAATCGCGACATCCCCATCATTCTGGATGAACTCGCGAATCCTGAGTTTGGCACCGGCGCTGTGAAGGTGACACCCGCACACGATCCAAATGATTTCCAGGCTGGCCTGCGTCACCTTTTGCCGCAGATCAACGTGATGGACGAGTTCGGACGCATGAACGAAGAGGCCGGACCGTATGCCGGGCTTGACCGCTTCGAGGCGCGCGAGCGGGTTCTCCAGGATTTACAGCAACTGGGATACCTGGTCGGCATCAAGGACCACGTTCTCGCAATCGGCAAGTGCGATCGCTGCAAAACGATCGTAGAGCCGCGAGCGTCAACGCAGTGGTTCGTCAAGATTCAGCCTCTCGCGGACCGCGCTATCGAAGCGGTTGAAAGAGGCGAGATCACGTTCACACCGGACAATTACTCGAAGACGTATTTCGAGTGGATGCGCAACATTCACGACTGGTGCATTTCGCGTCAACTGTGGTGGGGACACCGTATTCCGGCCTGGCACTGCGCCGAATGTAGATCGATCCTGGTAGCGCGCGAGGCGCCGAAGAAGTGTACGAAGTGCGGCAGCGAACGCCTTGAGCAGGACACGGATGTGCTCGACACGTGGTTCTCGTCCGGGCTGCTTCCGTTCTCCGCGCTTGGATGGCCCGACAAGACGCCGGAACTGAATACGTTCTACCCGACGTCTCTGCTGCTCACCGGCTTCGATATTCTTTTCTTCTGGGTGGCCCGCATGATCATGCTGGGCTGCCACTTCATGAAGGACCACGAAGCGGGCAACGTCCCCTTCCGCCAAGTGTACATACACGCGCTGGTGCGGGATGCAGAACGCCAGAAGATGTCGAAGACGAAAGGCAACGTTCTGGACCCCATCTCTGTGATTGAGAAGTTCGGGACCGACGCCACACGCTTTACGCTGGCTGCCATGGCTGCGCCCGGCACCGACATTGCATTCTCCGAAAGCCGCACCGAAAGCTACCGCGCATTCGCCAACAAGATATGGAATGCGGCCCGCTTTATCTTCATGAACGTGGATAAGGTGCAGGAGGAGAAGGTCTGGTCGCTCGCGGAATTTCGCAACCGCGACATTGACCCGAATGCGCCCGGCCTGCCGAAGTTTACGGCAATTGCGCTGGAAGACAAGTGGCTACTGTCGCGATTCAATCGCGTGTCGCAGCAGGTACACGAAGCGCTTGCGGCGTATCGCTTCCACGAAGCTGCGCACGTGATCTACCACTTCTTCTGGGGCGAGTTCTGCGACTGGTACATCGAGCTGGTGAAACCGCGTTTAGCTCCCGCGACGGCGGAAGAACGCGTCGATGCGCGGATCGCTTTCGAAAATATCGTCAGTGTCTTCGAAGGGGCACTGCGATTGCTGTCGCCGTTTATGCCCTTCATCACCGAAGAAATCTGGCACGCGGTTTATGATGGGCAGCCGACGCTCAAGTCGATTGCGCTGGCACGCTATCCACAGGCCGATCCCACTCAGATGTCCGACGTGGCCGAAACCGAGATGGCGATCGTGCAGGACCTGATCGTAAGCGTTCGAAACTTGCGCGCCGAGCTAAAGGTGGAACAGCGGCAGAAGCTACCGATCGAGGTCTTCACTGATGCCGAAGTTCGCAAACTGGTGGAGCGTAATCGCGGCTCGGTCGAGCGCCTGGCGAATGTGGAGACGATCACCTTTGTAAACGAATCGCTTGCCAAGGCCTCACACTCGCGCAGTACGGCGCGGTTTGATGTCCGCGTAATTTACGAGCAGAAGATTGATGTGGCGGCCGAGCTAGAGCGCGTCGGCAAGGACATCGCGAAGATGGAAGGCGAACTGTCCAATGCTCAACGCCAGCTTGGCAACGAGCAGTTCCTATCGAAGGCGCCGACGCATGTCGTAGCAGGAATCAGAAAGCGCGAAGGCGAACTTCACCTCCTCCTGGAGAAGGCACGCGCCGCAGTTGCCGAATTGGAAACGAAGAAGTAA